From a single Triplophysa rosa linkage group LG1, Trosa_1v2, whole genome shotgun sequence genomic region:
- the mrpl46 gene encoding 39S ribosomal protein L46, mitochondrial isoform X2, which translates to MAAPFRCIYRPLWRVITGSGRLTVGMRNISFTENHFSATNHKTASVGSPWTLHGAVCLQRLPVISQDRNPIEEEFSGLMQQMELERSLLSDHELRLLEDAARMSRKQEEDYDSDEEEDYGDKEIVTAQDLEDAWEQKLKQFHPAQRSNGDKLDVSSSERCLADSLVLLIKQDVGSQKVWLLPQVQWKAGETLRQTAERALAHLPDVKATFLGNAPCGFYKYKYPKDIQKEGSVGAKVFFFKAVMCSPNHLPLEKNSFAWVKKDELKDFLTPEYLKQVNRFIMSL; encoded by the exons ATGGCGGCGCCCTTTAGGTGCATTTATCGGCCACTATGGAGAGTAATAACAGGATCAGGAAGGTTAACTGTGGGAATGAGAAATATTTCTTTTACGGAGAATCACTTTAGCGCGACAAATCACAAAACGGCGAGTGTTGGGTCTCCGTGGACGCTACATGGTGCAGTTTGCCTGCAGAGGCTGCCGGTGATCTCTCAAGACAGAAACCCCATAGAAGAGGAGTTCAGTGGGCTGATGCAGCAG ATGGAGTTAGAGAGAAGTCTGCTTTCAGACCATGAGTTGAGGCTCCTGGAGGACGCTGCACGTATGAGTCGGAAACAGGAGGAAGACTATGATTCAGATGAAGAGGAGGATTATGGAGACAAAGAAATTGTTACAGCACAAGATCTGGAGGATGCATGGGAACAGAAACTCAAACAGTTTCATCCTGCTCAGAGGTCTAATG GGGACAAGCTGGACGTGAGTTCATCAGAGCGTTGTTTAGCAGACAGTCTGGTTTTACTGATCAAACAAGATGTTGGCAGTCAAAAGGTATGGCTCCTGCCTCAGGTACAATGGAAGGCTGGGGAGACTCTTCGACAGACAGCCGAACGGGCCCTCGCACATCTACCAG ATGTGAAGGCTACTTTCCTTGGCAATGCACCTTGTGgattttacaaatacaaatacccAAAAGACATTCAGAAAGAAGGCAGCGTTGGAGCCAAAGTGTTTTTCTTCAAAGCTGTGATGTGTAGTCCCAACCATTTACCCCTGGAGAAGAATTCATTTGCCTGGGTTAAAAAGGATGAACTTAAGGACTTTCTGACACCAGAGTACCTGAAACAAGTTAATCGCTTCATTATGAGTCTGTAA
- the mrpl46 gene encoding 39S ribosomal protein L46, mitochondrial isoform X1, whose protein sequence is MAAPFRCIYRPLWRVITGSGRLTVGMRNISFTENHFSATNHKTASVGSPWTLHGAVCLQRLPVISQDRNPIEEEFSGLMQQMELERSLLSDHELRLLEDAARMSRKQEEDYDSDEEEDYGDKEIVTAQDLEDAWEQKLKQFHPAQRSNGDKLDVSSSERCLADSLVLLIKQDVGSQKVWLLPQVQWKAGETLRQTAERALAHLPADVKATFLGNAPCGFYKYKYPKDIQKEGSVGAKVFFFKAVMCSPNHLPLEKNSFAWVKKDELKDFLTPEYLKQVNRFIMSL, encoded by the exons ATGGCGGCGCCCTTTAGGTGCATTTATCGGCCACTATGGAGAGTAATAACAGGATCAGGAAGGTTAACTGTGGGAATGAGAAATATTTCTTTTACGGAGAATCACTTTAGCGCGACAAATCACAAAACGGCGAGTGTTGGGTCTCCGTGGACGCTACATGGTGCAGTTTGCCTGCAGAGGCTGCCGGTGATCTCTCAAGACAGAAACCCCATAGAAGAGGAGTTCAGTGGGCTGATGCAGCAG ATGGAGTTAGAGAGAAGTCTGCTTTCAGACCATGAGTTGAGGCTCCTGGAGGACGCTGCACGTATGAGTCGGAAACAGGAGGAAGACTATGATTCAGATGAAGAGGAGGATTATGGAGACAAAGAAATTGTTACAGCACAAGATCTGGAGGATGCATGGGAACAGAAACTCAAACAGTTTCATCCTGCTCAGAGGTCTAATG GGGACAAGCTGGACGTGAGTTCATCAGAGCGTTGTTTAGCAGACAGTCTGGTTTTACTGATCAAACAAGATGTTGGCAGTCAAAAGGTATGGCTCCTGCCTCAGGTACAATGGAAGGCTGGGGAGACTCTTCGACAGACAGCCGAACGGGCCCTCGCACATCTACCAG CAGATGTGAAGGCTACTTTCCTTGGCAATGCACCTTGTGgattttacaaatacaaatacccAAAAGACATTCAGAAAGAAGGCAGCGTTGGAGCCAAAGTGTTTTTCTTCAAAGCTGTGATGTGTAGTCCCAACCATTTACCCCTGGAGAAGAATTCATTTGCCTGGGTTAAAAAGGATGAACTTAAGGACTTTCTGACACCAGAGTACCTGAAACAAGTTAATCGCTTCATTATGAGTCTGTAA
- the mrps11 gene encoding 28S ribosomal protein S11, mitochondrial codes for MYRGLYSLFKGSCQTLFEPLNSTGGLIGGNVVRLLTCSAVRLQESDVKPVETKSPSAPVKRSKDLFPPFPGQESSLTWDSKNYEGLPIAHIKATYNNTHIQVTDSAGQYMVRTSCGSEGFKNVKKSTPVAAQTAGISAAAKAKAKGVTYIRVLVKGLGPGRLSAIKGLTMGGLEVVSITDNTPVPHNGCRPRKARRM; via the exons atgtACCGTGGGTTATACAGTCTCTTTAAAGGGTCGTGTCAGACGCTTTTTGAGCCCCTGAATTCAACGGGAGGACTGAT TGGAGGAAATGTGGTCCGTCTGCTGACATGCAGTGCCGTCCGATTACAAGAATCTGATGTCAAACCCGTGGAAACCAAGAGCCCGTCAGCACCCGTCAAAAGATCAAAGGA tctCTTTCCTCCATTCCCTGGTCAGGAGAGCTCGCTGACATGGGACAGCAAAAACTATGAAGGTTTACCGATCGCACACATAAAAGCCACGTACAACAA CACACACATTCAGGTGACAGACAGCGCAGGCCAGTACATGGTCCGAACCTCGTGCGGCTCAGAAGGCTTCAAGAATGTGAAGAAATCCACCCCTGTTGCGGCACAGACTGCTGGGATTTCTGCTGCCGCG AAGGCGAAGGCGAAGGGGGTCACGTACATCCGCGTGCTGGTGAAAGGACTCGGTCCGGGGCGCTTG TCGGCCATAAAAGGGTTAACCATGGGAGGACTGGAGGTTGTTTCCATCACCGACAACACCCCGGTGCCACACAATGGCTGTCGCCCTCGCAAAGCGCGAAGGATGTGA